The Leisingera sp. NJS204 genome has a window encoding:
- a CDS encoding LLM class flavin-dependent oxidoreductase has protein sequence MKFSLFAHMERISDDQDQKQLYDEFIQLCKIADDGGMHAVWTGEHHGMNFTIAPNPFLNLVDVARQTRNVRLGTGTVIAPFWHPIRLAGEAAMTDIITDGRLDLGIARGAYSYEYERMLPGMDAWEAGQRMRELIPAVQGLWQGDYAQEGEFHSFPKTTSSPKPVQENGPPIWVAARDPNSHEFAVANGCNVQVTPLWQGDGEIEELMGKFNAACAKHPEVPRPRIMLLQHTYVAESAADVKRGAEELNRFYNYFGAWFMNKRDVSQGLIDPLSDADIAAHPFYSPEAMERDLVIGEPDAVIERLRKYEALGYDEFSFWIDSSMSFERKKASLERFIAQVMPAFQ, from the coding sequence ATGAAGTTTTCGCTTTTTGCGCATATGGAGCGGATTTCGGACGATCAGGACCAGAAACAGCTTTATGACGAGTTCATCCAGCTGTGCAAAATCGCCGATGACGGCGGCATGCATGCGGTCTGGACGGGTGAGCATCACGGGATGAATTTCACCATCGCGCCGAACCCGTTTCTGAACCTGGTGGATGTGGCGCGCCAGACCAGGAACGTGCGTTTGGGCACCGGCACGGTGATTGCGCCGTTCTGGCATCCGATCCGGCTGGCGGGCGAGGCGGCGATGACCGATATCATCACCGATGGCCGCCTGGATCTGGGCATTGCGCGGGGTGCCTATTCCTATGAGTACGAACGGATGCTGCCCGGCATGGACGCCTGGGAAGCAGGTCAGCGGATGCGCGAGCTGATCCCGGCGGTGCAGGGTCTGTGGCAGGGCGATTATGCCCAGGAGGGGGAGTTTCATTCCTTCCCCAAGACCACCTCCTCGCCCAAGCCGGTACAGGAAAACGGCCCGCCGATCTGGGTCGCGGCGCGCGATCCCAACAGCCATGAATTCGCCGTGGCAAACGGTTGCAATGTGCAGGTGACGCCGCTGTGGCAGGGCGACGGCGAGATCGAAGAACTGATGGGCAAGTTCAATGCCGCTTGCGCCAAACACCCGGAGGTGCCGCGGCCCAGGATCATGCTGCTGCAGCACACTTATGTGGCCGAAAGTGCTGCGGATGTGAAGCGCGGGGCGGAGGAGCTGAACCGGTTCTACAATTACTTCGGCGCCTGGTTCATGAACAAGCGGGACGTCTCACAGGGCCTGATCGACCCGCTCAGCGATGCGGACATCGCCGCCCATCCGTTCTACTCGCCCGAGGCGATGGAACGCGATTTGGTGATCGGTGAACCGGATGCGGTGATCGAACGGCTGAGAAAGTATGAGGCTTTGGGCTACGATGAATTTTCGTTCTGGATCGATAGCAGCATGAGTTTCGAGCGCAAGAAAGCCTCGCTTGAGCGGTTCATCGCGCAAGTCATGCCCGCCTTTCAGTAA